The proteins below are encoded in one region of Neodiprion virginianus isolate iyNeoVirg1 chromosome 7, iyNeoVirg1.1, whole genome shotgun sequence:
- the LOC124309052 gene encoding uncharacterized protein K02A2.6-like, with translation MRRKRSLEDTQHPDDSEIESKTPKKLNTQLSPVTPVTTDHPDNMDQILEEIAALRANQDKQYKEIEEKFEENFKEDQASFTELKSGLKKLEEEFNTTKLDLTSRIKELEKNAVKISQSNSVPTDPTSSNPNSWVSNPMNEEISFLTRIKRRINSKTMANEYRGVPPMSMTDNVGENWRTWRARFENYLVASEANKKSEATQCAQLLHYIENLAYERYQFFSYRQRDGETLEQFITELKKKAKKCKLGSLNDELIKTMITCGVADGSIREKLLQNDEQTLQEAIDRCLIIEKSKERSQEMEHALTTTASVDAIKGRSQRTDTAQHTYTAKSITSCTKCGYTHAINRCPAYNKICNNCRKKNHFAEMCFKKQYGNERDQKINEINEDSDHSEYLFIAQVETSNVKERWYAELVINNHSIEFKIDTGADVNILPMPIFKKINIAKKEIQRTNTKLNCYSGETLNVVGKCNVMCHRKGQKHEIEFFVIDSNGTPLLGRKTSEEINLVKRIYSVEQNSYNELRKQYEDVFSGIGCLSKPYQIKLKKNATPVIHPTRRVPLPLRDTLKQALDKLEKDKIIEKKEGPSEWVNALVLVRKPNGSIRICIDPKEINKQIEVEPRQIPTFEEIISRANGATVFSKLDAQAGFYHVPLDEKSSEICTFGTPFGRYKFRRMPFGIKTAPEVFQDRFKQIFDLEGVEVYIDDIFVYGKTKKENDIRLKEVLDAARQNGVRFNIDKCELGKKQIKYIGHIISENGIAPDSTKIEAIKKLPVPQNKKELQRILGMLTYVSKFVVNFAEKTAPLRNVLKKDGVFEWNAEQQRAFDQLKACLSSAPVLQFFDVNKETTLSVDASQAGLGAVLLQNRLPCAYAAKAMTDTQTRYAQIEKELLAVCFGLERFHDYIYGKKIVVETDHKPLIPIFQKPLNKCPGRLQRMLVQIQKYDIEIVYRPGKELYIADALSRAYDKNDKFLGWSQEIESQVCSVNYVNATPEKIKQPIESTEKDSELKALKEIIQNGWPNNSNKLPATVRPYAQYKSELVIVDGLVFKNDCLVIPREMRNEIIDRIHYSHQGITKCQKIARESVFWPGISNQVKQKIGSCPICLKYSNSQNRELLQPHEIPELPWNKIACDMYEINGQKYLLVVDYYSKYLEIAELRRNATSENVIRHLKTMFASHGVPVTIVSDGGTQFTSQEFKKFAKEWEFDHVTSSPTYAQSNGMAERHIQTFEKKAKKIMEERKDVQMALLQYRNTPVIGNRSPAELLMSRKLRDNLPNCSEKFLPKVVPNNIKKMIVEEQNKQTEYYNRRGAKNLPEIPDNTDVYAQLQPNSLWQPAKVISQTGNRRYSIQTKTGNILTRNRRFLKPFKKTMAKNKPPSSPLVANGDNKTYYIPLEDETNSQTDDTETNSDSEGPETAQAVELNDTSIAESQNGTESDQSVIIVDTSTEADETWSEAEAMPTATITQSGRESKSPSRLQIE, from the exons ATGAGAAGGAAAAGATCTTTAGAGGACACACAGCACCCGGACGACTCTGAAATCGAGTCTAAAACACCTAAAAAGCTCAACACACAATTAAGTCCTGTCACGCCGGTTACCACCGATCATCCTGACAACATGGATCAAATCCTTGAAGAAATTGCTGCTCTAAGAGCAAACCAAGATAAACAgtacaaagaaattgaagaaaaatttgaggaaaatttcaagGAAGACCAGGCCTCTTTTACAGAATTAAAATCTGGgctgaaaaaattggaagaagaatttaatacGACAAAGTTGGATCTGACTAGTCGTATTAAAGAACTAGAAAAAAATGCGGTCAAGATAAGCCAGTCAAACTCAGTTCCGACAGATCCGACCTCCTCAAATCCCAATTCATGGGTGTCAAACCCAATGAATGAGGAGATCTCGTTTCTCACCA GGATTAAGAGACGAATAAACAGCAAAACGATGGCAAACGAATACAGAGGAGTTCCGCCGATGTCGATGACGGACAACGTGGGCGAAAACTGGCGAACATGGCGGGCCAGATTTGAAAACTACCTCGTCGCCTCggaagcgaacaaaaaatcagaGGCCACACAATGTGCTCAGTTGCTCCACTACATCG AAAATTTGGCGTACGAAAGGTACCAGTTCTTCTCGTATCGCCAACGTGACGGGGAAACGTTGGAACAATTCATAACGGAACTAAAGAAAAAGGCGAAGAAATGCAAGCTGGGCAGTCTGAACGACGAATTAATCAAGACGATGATTACCTGCGGAGTAGCCGACGGGTCTATAAGGGAGAAACTGCTCCAAAACGATGAGCAAACTCTCCAGGAAGCTATAGACCGCTGTCTCATCATCGAGAAATCCAAAGAGAGATCACAGGAGATGGAGCACGCACTGACGACGACAGCATCGGTTGATGCAATCAAGGGGCGGAGTCAACGCACCGACACAGCGCAACACACTTATACAGCTAAGTCTATAACTTCGTGTACGAAATGCGGATATACTCACGCGATAAACAGATGCCCGGCGTACAATAAAATCTGTAATAActgtagaaagaaaaatcactttGCTGAAATgtgtttcaaaaaacaatACGGAAACGAGCGCGATcagaaaataaacgaaatcaATGAAGATTCAGATCACAGCGAATACCTGTTTATAGCTCAAGTCGAAACCTCAAATGTAAAAGAACGGTGGTACGCGGAGTTagtaataaacaatcatagcatagaatttaaaatcgaTACGGGCGCTGACGTGAATATTCTGCCCATGCCAATATTTAAAAAGATCAACAtagcgaaaaaagaaattcaaagaacgaacacgaaattgaattgttATTCGGGCGAAACTCTTAACGTGGTAGGCAAATGTAACGTCATGTGCCACAGGAAAGGCCAAAAACATGAAATTGAGTTTTTTGTAATCGACTCTAACGGAACACCTCTGTTGGGTCGAAAAACCTCGGAGGAAATAAATCTCGttaaaagaatttattcagtCGAACAGAACAGCTACAATGAATTACGAAAACAATATGAAGACGTATTTTCTGGAATAGGTTGTCTAAGTAAACCGTATCAAATTAAGCTAAAAAAGAACGCCACGCCTGTAATACATCCTACGAGGCGAGTTCCTTTGCCGCTGCGAGACACTCTCAAACAAGCATTGgataaacttgaaaaagacaaaataatagaaaagaaagaggGTCCGTCAGAATGGGTAAACGCACTCGTGCTCGTGAGGAAACCAAACGGATCGATTCGTATTTGTATTGACCCGAAAGagataaataaacaaatcgaAGTCGAGCCGCGACAAATTCCGACCTTCGAAGAAATTATAAGCAGAGCTAACGGAGCGACCGTATTCAGCAAACTTGACGCGCAAGCAGGGTTCTATCACGTCCCGTTGGACGAAAAAAGCTCGGAAATTTGCACATTCGGCACGCCTTTCGGGAGATATAAATTCAGAAGGATGCCTTTCGGCATTAAAACTGCACCGGAGGTGTTTCAGGATAgattcaaacaaattttcgatttGGAAGGCGTCGAAGTGTACattgatgatatttttgtatacggcaaaacgaaaaaagaaaacgacatTAGACTTAAGGAAGTCCTAGATGCGGCCAGGCAAAACGGCGTTCGGTTTAACATAGATAAATGCGAGTTggggaaaaaacaaattaaatacATTGGTCATATAATCTCCGAGAATGGTATTGCTCCAGACAGTACAAAGATAGAAGCCATCAAAAAACTACCGGTGCCGCAGAATAAAAAAGAGTTACAAAGAATCCTCGGGATGCTAACGTACGTCAGTAAATTCGTAGTCAATTTCGCGGAGAAAACGGCTCCCCTAAGAAATGTTCTGAAAAAAGATGGGGTTTTTGAATGGAACGCGGAGCAACAGAGAGCATTCGACCAGCTAAAAGCATGCCTATCGAGCGCTCCAGTATTACAGTTCTTCGATGTAAATAAAGAGACGACACTTTCAGTCGATGCTTCGCAGGCGGGGCTAGGAGCCGTATTACTCCAAAATAGACTTCCTTGTGCGTACGCGGCGAAAGCGATGACCGATACACAAACGCGTTATGCGCAAATAGAGAAAGAGCTGTTGGCAGTTTGTTTCGGTTTAGAGCGATTCCATGATTATATttacgggaaaaaaatagtcgtcGAAACGGATCATAAGCCGCTAATACCAATATTTCAAAAGCCCCTGAACAAATGTCCAGGAAGACTTCAAAGAATGTTGGTGCAAATTCAGAAATACGACATAGAGATCGTTTATCGCCCAGGCAAAGAACTCTATATAGCAGATGCTTTGTCGCGGGCTTACGATAAAAACGATAAGTTCCTAGGATGGTCACAAGAAATTGAATCACAAGTATGCTCAGTAAATTATGTAAACGCAACTCCCGAAAAGATAAAACAGCCAATTGAAAGTACCGAGAAAGACAGCGAGTTAAAAGCGTTAAAAGAAATAATCCAAAACGGTTGGCCGAACAACTCAAACAAACTGCCAGCAACGGTAAGACCGTATGCTCAATATAAAAGCGAACTTGTTATTGTAGACGGTTTAGTTTTTAAAAACGATTGTTTAGTGATCCCGCGTGAAATGCGAAATGAAATAATCGACAGAATACACTATTCCCACCAAGGAATTACTAAATGTCAGAAAATCGCACGCGAATCGGTATTTTGGCCAGGTATCTCGAATCAAGTCAAACAAAAAATCGGCAGTTGTCCAATCTGTTTAAAATACTCGAACTCACAAAACAGGGAACTTCTTCAACCCCACGAAATTCCAGAACTACCATGGAACAAAATTGCGTGTGACATGTACGAGATAAATGGCCAGAAATACCTTCTCGTTGTAGACTACTATTCAAAGTATCTTGAAATAGCCGAGCTACGGCGAAACGCGACAAGCGAAAACGTGATTAGACACCTCAAAACAATGTTTGCGTCTCACGGCGTACCGGTGACCATAGTATCTGACGGAGGTACTCAATTTACATCGCAAGAATTTAAGAAATTCGCGAAAGAATGGGAGTTTGATCatgtaacatcatctccaACGTATGCGCAGTCCAATGGCATGGCTGAAAGACACATTCAAACGTTCGagaaaaaagcgaaaaaaataatggaagagagaaaagatgTACAAATGGCGTTGTTACAGTATCGCAACACTCCTGTAATCGGGAATCGATCGCCCGCCGAACTATTAATGTCGCGCAAACTCCGAGACAATTTGCCGAACTGTAGTGAAAAATTCCTACCTAAAGTGGTACCAaacaacataaaaaaaatgattgtcgAAGAACAGAACAAACAAACAGAATATTATAATAGAAGGGGAGCGAAAAACCTTCCTGAAATTCCCGACAACACAGACGTCTACGCACAACTCCAACCTAACAGCCTTTGGCAACCGGCAAAAGTCATATCTCAAACAGGCAACAGACGCTACAGCATACAGACTAAAACGGGGAACATCCTCACGAGAAACAGACGATTCCTGAAACCctttaaaaaaacaatggCAAAAAATAAACCTCCCTCGTCTCCTCTGGTCGCTAACGGCGACAATAAGACCTACTACATTCCTTTGGAAGACGAAACAAATTCCCAAACAGATGACACCGAGACAAACTCAGATAGCGAGGGTCCTGAAACCGCACAGGCGGTCGAGCTTAACGATACGAGCATTGCGGAATCTCAAAACGGTACCGAATCAGATCAAAGCGTAATTATAGTAGACACTTCGACCGAGGCTGACGAGACGTGGTCAGAAGCCGAGGCAATGCCTACCGCAACTATCACACAAAGCGGTAGAGAAAGTAAATCACCAAGTAGACTACAGATAGAATAA